The window AAATCAATTTTTATACTGCTTACAAATTAGTTAGTGCTGCGTTAAATAGCTCGCAAGTAAAATGCAACTGTAAATATTACCTGAGAAAAAATAATGTTATTTCTATCTTTTCTTGCGTAAATAAAAGCGTTAACCTATTCTAAAGACGTTTTATGAACATTTTAGGCGATGCTTATATTATGCAATCATCAATTATTTCTTCTCGTGTATTTACGGAGAGATTCTAGATAAGTATTCCAAGTCTAGTAATTGCTTTGGCTTAATAACAAATTTCGGGATTATTAAACTTCTTTAGTTAAATAAGTTGTCTGCGTTTTCTGAGTGTATAAAATATTGAACAATGTATGTTCAACTATTAATCTTTAAATCACAAGGAAATACGACTACTTAAATACGATTGTTTTATTTCCGCTGACGAATACACGATCTTCAAAAATAAGCTCGAGTGCATCTAACAAAACTTTTTTTTCAATTTCTTTTCCCGCACGGATCATTTCTTTCACACCAAAATTATGGTCAATATGCGAAGTATGTTGCGTAATAATCGGACCTTCATCTAAATTATTTGTAACGAAATGTGCAGTTGCTCCTATAATTTTTACACCGCGTTCAAAAGCTTGCCGATAAGGATTTGCACCAATAAAAGCCGGTAAAAATGAATGATGTATGTTGATAATTTTACCTGTAAAATGCTCAACAAATTCTGCTGAAAGGATGCGCATAAATTTTGCTAAAACTAAATAATCGGCATCTAACTGCTTTATAATGTTTATAATTTCAGTTTCGAATGTTGCTTTGTCTTTATCAAAATGAGAAATGAAATGATAAGGAATACCTAATTTTTCAGTAATATCCCGAAGCGCTTCATAATTTCCAATTACACCAATAACATTTGCTCCAAGTGTTTTAAATTGGTTTCTTATCAATATTTCGGCAAGGCAATGATACTCTTTGGTTACCAAAATCACAATTTGTTTTTGCTTTTCGGTAATTAAATTTACTTCAGCCGTACTTGGTAAATTCTCAAGCAATTTATCCTGTAGAGTTTTTATTTCTGCCAATTCGCCCGTACACGCAATTCGAGTAAAAAAGGCTTTGTTGGCTTCATCTACAAATTCTCGCATCGCCACAATATTTAACTGGTGTGCCGCCAATACCCTTGTAATGTTGGTTACTAAGCCCACTTGATCCGGACAAGATATAAGTATTGTTAATTTATTCATTTGAAGAAAATAAAACCAATGATAAAGAATTTTTTAGCAGGATAATATTATTATTTTGATGAAAAGGCTGTCTTGAATTAATCGCTTGCATTCGTCCCGCTAAACATTCCAATCTTTTTGTAATGGATTCTAAAAATTAAATTTATTTTATCAAAAAGTATTTCCATTTATATCGGGTTTATAAAAAACTTTCAACTGCTGCTTTTAAAGTTTAATTGCAAAAAATTTTGGTAATTTTGCATAGAATTAAGATATATACTAAAATTATTATCATGATAGAAACTGTTGCAATTGCCCTTTTAGTTGTCATTTTAATTGTTTTGATAATGCTTTTTATCAAAAAACCACAAAATTCGATCGCCATATTCTCTATTGAAGAATTTGAAAAAATAAAAGCTGAAAACGAAATATTAAAGATCAGTTTGGCAAAAGCCGATGAGCGTGTTTCCAATTTATCAACTGAAAAAGACCACATTACAATTTTATTAAAACAAGAGCAACAGCGACTAATTGAGGAGCTGCAAGCAGAACGAGATCGATTGGCAGATGCTAACCGAGAACTTGAAAGTACGCGTTCATTTTACATTGCCGAGAAGGAAAAACTGGTAGAGCAAAAGGCAAATTTTGAACAATCTCAAGAGAAACTAAATAAAGATTTTGAGTTGATTGCGAATAAGATTTTAGAAGAAAAATCAACCCGGTTTATTGAGCAAAATAGAACTAATCTCGATTTAATTTTAAATCCTTTAAAAGAAAATATAAAAGCTTTTGAAGAAAAAGTAGAGAAAGTTTATAAAGCAGAATCTGATGAACGAAATATATTAAAAGGTGTAATTTCCGAATTACAAATTCAAAGTAAACTTATTCAGGAAGATGCAAATAATTTAACTAAAGCATTAAAAGGAGACAATAAGAGACAAGGAAATTGGGGAGAAATTATTTTAGAAAAGGTTTTGGAGCGTTCTGGATTAATTCGCGATCAGGAATATCGCATTCAGGCTTCGCACATGTCTGCCGAAGGCGGTCGATACCAGCCCGATGTTGTTATTGATTTACCAGATGATAAACATTTAGTTATTGATGCAAAAGTTTCTTTAATTGCTTATGAGCGCTCAGTATCAGCCGAAACTGAAGAAGAACGAGATGGATTTATTAAAGCTCATTTAGCCTCGATTAAAAATCACATTCAAGAATTGTCTTCTAAAAATTACCAGGATTTGTATAAAATTAACTCTCCAGATTTCGTTTTACTCTTCGTTCCAATAGAATCCTCTTTCAGTGTGGCTGTTCAAAAAGATGCCGAATTATTTAATTTTGCCTGGGATAGGAGGGTCGTAATTGTGAGTCCTTCTACGCTTTTAGCTACGTTAAGAACCATTGCCAGCATGTGGAAACAAGAACGACAAAATAGAAATGTTATGGAAATTGCCCGTTTAAGCGGAAGCATGTACGATAAATTTGTCGGCTTTGTAACCGATATGGAGAATATTGGTAAACACATTAAAAACGGACAAGATGCTTATGATAAGGCACTTAATAAATTATCCTTAGGCTCAGGGAGTTTAACAAATACTTCCGAGAAGATTAAAAAATTAGGCGCAAAAGCAACTAAGCAGATTGATATTAAGTATTTGGATGAAGAATAGATTTTGTGCAATCGTCATGCTGAATTTATTTCAGCATCTTTCCTGCTAAGCCGCCTTGTTAATAAGATCCTTAATCAAGTTCAGGATGACGACCGTCTCTAAAGACGGTCGTATTGTATTCATAATATTTTACTTATTAAAAGCATTCCAACCTTGAGCTTTTAGCTCATGCATTTTCTCTGATTTTGAAACCATTTTGCATCCAGAGTTTTTATCAGTTACATGGCCAATCACTGTAATATCTACATCGTGTTTCAATTTCTTGTAATCTTCCTGACTAATCGTAAATAGCAATTCATAGTCTTCACCACCACTTAAAGCACAAACTGTTGGGTCTAAACCTAATTCGCGGGCGGTTTCATACGTCATCGGATCTAACGGAATTTTATCCTCATAAATGGTTATGCCTACATTAGATTGTTCTGCGATGTGCAAAATTTCAGAAGCTAAACCATCAGAAACATCAATCATTGATGTTGGTTTTATATTTAAATCTTCCAAAAGTGCAACAATATCTATTCGAGCTTCAGGCTTTAATTGCCTTTCAATAATATAATCTTTGCCTTCTAAATCTGGTTGAATTTGAGGGTTTTCAAGATAAATTTGTTTCTCTCTTTCTAATATTTGCAAGCCTAAATAAGCACCACCTAAATCACCAGAAACACAAAGTAAATCATTTTCCTGCGCACCATTTCTATAAGTAATTTTATCAGCATCGGCATAGCCAATACTGGTAATACTGATTACTAAACCTTGTTTACTTGATGATGTATCACCACCAATTAAATCTATGTTGTATTTATTACAAGCCAGTTCAATTCCTTTATAAAGTTCTTCAACAGCTTCTAAAGGAAATTTACTGGATAAACCAAGAGAAACAGTAATCTGACTTGCTTTACCATTCATTGCGTAAATATCACTCAAATTTACCTGAACAGCTTTGTAACCCAAATGCATTAATGGCACATAAGCCAAATCGAAATGAATACCTTCAAGCAATAAATCAGTAGAAATTAGGGTTTGTTTGCCCCTGCTATCTAAAACAGCCGCGTCATCTCCAACACCTTTTACCGAATAATCATTCTTTATTTTGAAGTTGGTGGTTAAGTGTTTTATCAACCCAAATTCACCTAATTCATTAATATCTGTGCGTTCTTTATTTTCAAACATATGCTAAACCCATAAAGGCTTTAATTGTAAATTATATTAATTATAGAGGATACCTCAAATTATTTAATTCCTTCGACAAGCTCAGGATGACAATCACTAAATAATTTTTCGATCTTCCATCCAATTTTTTCCTTCTGTAAATCTGGCAATCAACATTGCGGCAACATTATCACCAGTCGCATTTAGTAAGGTCGCCATCGGATCTACTAAAGTTCCAATAATCATTGCTGGTGGTAAGGCTTCTTGCGGTAACTGATAGGCAGAGATCATTAATAGTTCGCCAATATAACCACCATTTGGAATTCCTCCTTCTACAATACTTACTAAAACCGTAATTCCTAATGCTAAAATAATGGTATCAAAATGTACCAAATCCTTTCCAAAAATAGCAAAAACTACTGCAATTTTTATGATTGAACTAATACTTGAACCATCCTTATGTAAAGTAGAACCTAAGGGAATGACTACATTCGTAATGTAAGGCGGAACGCCCATTTTTATTGTTCCATCTAAGTTTGCAGGTATTGTAGCAATGCTGCTGCAGGTGCCAACTGATGTTAATGATGGAATAATATTATTTTTCCAAAATACTTTAATAGCTTTAAATCCGCCGGCAATAAAAGCATACAAGGTAAAAAATACAACAAAATAAAATGCACCAACACCGTAGTACAAGCCTAAAGCCTTTGCATAAGTTCCAAAAAGCTGAGGTCCGAAAACACCCACTTGATAAGCAAAATATGCACCCAAGCCAATTGGTCCTAACTTCATAATTAAAATAATGAGTTTCTTCATTACTTCATTTCCAGAAACTAAAAAGTTTTTAAATCCTTCTCCATCTTTACCGGAATACAAAGTAGAAAAGCCAACTAAAACCGAAAAAATAATCAGCGCCAACATATTTTTTCGACTTCCAATTTCGAAGAACTCTCCAACGGTTAAAAGTTGGGTCATTTGCTCGCCAAAAGATTGCATTTTAGTTTCTTCCAAAGGAATAGTACTATTACCTAACGCCTGGTGTATGGGAAAAAG is drawn from Pedobacter mucosus and contains these coding sequences:
- a CDS encoding DNA recombination protein RmuC; this encodes METVAIALLVVILIVLIMLFIKKPQNSIAIFSIEEFEKIKAENEILKISLAKADERVSNLSTEKDHITILLKQEQQRLIEELQAERDRLADANRELESTRSFYIAEKEKLVEQKANFEQSQEKLNKDFELIANKILEEKSTRFIEQNRTNLDLILNPLKENIKAFEEKVEKVYKAESDERNILKGVISELQIQSKLIQEDANNLTKALKGDNKRQGNWGEIILEKVLERSGLIRDQEYRIQASHMSAEGGRYQPDVVIDLPDDKHLVIDAKVSLIAYERSVSAETEEERDGFIKAHLASIKNHIQELSSKNYQDLYKINSPDFVLLFVPIESSFSVAVQKDAELFNFAWDRRVVIVSPSTLLATLRTIASMWKQERQNRNVMEIARLSGSMYDKFVGFVTDMENIGKHIKNGQDAYDKALNKLSLGSGSLTNTSEKIKKLGAKATKQIDIKYLDEE
- a CDS encoding dicarboxylate/amino acid:cation symporter produces the protein MKINNILKNYSGLLWLLLGITLGSIVGLIFGKSVESIKPIGDIFLNLLFTAVIPLVFFAVSSAIANIDRSKKLGKLLTVMVLVFLSTVLISALLTLAATWLFPIHQALGNSTIPLEETKMQSFGEQMTQLLTVGEFFEIGSRKNMLALIIFSVLVGFSTLYSGKDGEGFKNFLVSGNEVMKKLIILIMKLGPIGLGAYFAYQVGVFGPQLFGTYAKALGLYYGVGAFYFVVFFTLYAFIAGGFKAIKVFWKNNIIPSLTSVGTCSSIATIPANLDGTIKMGVPPYITNVVIPLGSTLHKDGSSISSIIKIAVVFAIFGKDLVHFDTIILALGITVLVSIVEGGIPNGGYIGELLMISAYQLPQEALPPAMIIGTLVDPMATLLNATGDNVAAMLIARFTEGKNWMEDRKII
- the purU gene encoding formyltetrahydrofolate deformylase; translated protein: MNKLTILISCPDQVGLVTNITRVLAAHQLNIVAMREFVDEANKAFFTRIACTGELAEIKTLQDKLLENLPSTAEVNLITEKQKQIVILVTKEYHCLAEILIRNQFKTLGANVIGVIGNYEALRDITEKLGIPYHFISHFDKDKATFETEIINIIKQLDADYLVLAKFMRILSAEFVEHFTGKIINIHHSFLPAFIGANPYRQAFERGVKIIGATAHFVTNNLDEGPIITQHTSHIDHNFGVKEMIRAGKEIEKKVLLDALELIFEDRVFVSGNKTIVFK
- the thiL gene encoding thiamine-phosphate kinase, translated to MFENKERTDINELGEFGLIKHLTTNFKIKNDYSVKGVGDDAAVLDSRGKQTLISTDLLLEGIHFDLAYVPLMHLGYKAVQVNLSDIYAMNGKASQITVSLGLSSKFPLEAVEELYKGIELACNKYNIDLIGGDTSSSKQGLVISITSIGYADADKITYRNGAQENDLLCVSGDLGGAYLGLQILEREKQIYLENPQIQPDLEGKDYIIERQLKPEARIDIVALLEDLNIKPTSMIDVSDGLASEILHIAEQSNVGITIYEDKIPLDPMTYETARELGLDPTVCALSGGEDYELLFTISQEDYKKLKHDVDITVIGHVTDKNSGCKMVSKSEKMHELKAQGWNAFNK